The Emys orbicularis isolate rEmyOrb1 chromosome 21, rEmyOrb1.hap1, whole genome shotgun sequence genome has a segment encoding these proteins:
- the LOC135893309 gene encoding ribonuclease T2-like yields MEMEHGLLGTDVSSDLPKQLAQHRPTFLNANSFKFWREVWQKHRTCAGCVEALSSPSKCFGAALALRTMYINGAFQRAGILLSCNHSYQLHSLQEALVPIMGKEHELQCVTHGQARQVLVQLKVSLFSNFSAGCLEEGTRDFSLYRPCENQRSIFYFPPNQKNPRDPCPCCLQR; encoded by the exons ATGGAGATGGAGCACGGCCTGCTGGGAACTGATGTCTCCTCT GatctgcccaagcagctggcccagCACAGGCCCACCTTCCTCAATGCCAACAGCTTCAAATTCTG gaGGGAAGTGTGGCAGAAGCACAGGACCTGCGCTGGGTGCGTGGAAGCCTTGAGCTCCCCCAGCAAGTGCTTCGGGGCGGCCCTCGCCCTGCGCACCATGTACATCAACGG AGCGTTCCAGAGAGCCGGGATCCTCCTGTCCTGCAATCACAGCTACCAG CTCCACTCCCTTCAGGAGGCTTTGGTTCCCATCATGGGAAAGGAGCATGAGCTGCAGTGCGTGACCCATGG GCAGGCCCGCCAGGTCCTGGTGCAGCTCAAGGTCTCTCTCTTCAGCAACTTCTCTGCTGGGTGCCTGGAGGAGGGAACCAGGGATTTCTCCCTCTATCGGCCCTGCGAAAACCAGAGAAGCATCTTCTACTTCCCTCCAAACCAGAAGAACccacgggacccctgcccctgctg